From a single Amphiprion ocellaris isolate individual 3 ecotype Okinawa chromosome 18, ASM2253959v1, whole genome shotgun sequence genomic region:
- the LOC111577817 gene encoding transmembrane protein 238-like produces the protein MARGCVGNCATLFVLALVFDAAGLIVLLVGIFGNLNLDGRFYGDFLIYTGSVIIFLSLMWWVLWYTGNVQMYTEEKASSIDINFTHWARKLSERLSKGGAKPLEVEEEKKKKMGNGKENNGSVRVCVPSRIPWEGGSSGGALSWHDNRGFDGWPECAPPADKNVELGVLTSSDVALQAVVDKAERLL, from the coding sequence ATGGCCCGCGGCTGTGTGGGAAACTGTGCGACGCTATTCGTCCTCGCTCTGGTCTTTGACGCCGCTGGGCTCATTGTTCTTCTGGTCGGGATTTTCGGCAACCTGAACCTGGACGGTCGCTTCTATGGGGATTTCCTCATCTACACGGGCTCGGTCATTATTTTCCTGAGCCTGATGTGGTGGGTGCTCTGGTACACGGGGAACGTGCAGATGTACACGGAGGAAAAGGCGAGCTCCATAGACATCAACTTTACGCACTGGGCCAGGAAGCTGTCCGAGAGGCTTTCCAAAGGCGGCGCGAAGCCTCTGGAggtagaagaggagaagaagaagaagatggggAACGGGAAGGAGAACAACGGCTCTGTGCGAGTCTGTGTGCCCTCGCGGATTCCGTGGGAAGGCGGCAGCAGCGGCGGAGCCTTGTCCTGGCACGACAACAGGGGGTTTGATGGATGGCCCGAGTGCGCTCCTCCAGCCGACAAAAACGTGGAGTTGGGGGTGTTGACGAGCTCAGACGTGGCTCTGCAGGCGGTGGTTGATAAGGCAGAGAGGCTCCTCTGA
- the foxk2a gene encoding forkhead box protein K2 isoform X1, producing the protein MAVVSGMSGSAVARLEGREFEYLMKKRSVTIGRNSSQGSVDVSMGHSSFISRRHLEIFTAGEDGTGTGEFYLRCLGKNGVFVDGVFQRRGAPPLQLPRMCCFRFPSTSIKITFTALSSDKKEPRNVPESPVKPVQPQISPLTINIPDNIAHLMSPLPSPTGTISAANSCPSSPRGAGLSSYRTGRALASDLIGDNSQSENDKEASGEDSPKDDSKPPYSYAQLIVQAITMAPDKQLTLNGIYTHITKNYPYYRTADKGWQNSIRHNLSLNRYFIKVARSQEEPGKGSFWRIDPASEGKLIEQAFRKRRPRGVPCFRTPVGPLSSRSAPASPNHTGALSAHSSGVQTPDSLSREGSPVPMEPEPTPPPAPTQTTTVQPKLAVIQEARFAQNSSGSPLNNQSVLIAVQRQMPQTTMKSVTYAMASPAIVTTTVSSAPVMQTVHVVHQIPAVTMATVGGQSAATASPEPQENGGGEHQEIKVKVEPVPSITASSIGGVSRIIQSSQAAPLTTVTIVQQAPLGQHQLPIKAITQNGTHLVPISTAGGTAVANPLHLLATHASASASLPTKRQNGELQDQPESKRVKKEEEENGKEATANNNNGTTDRAGEGGVSEQVGDK; encoded by the exons ATGGCGGTGGTAAGCGGGATGTCGGGGTCGGCGGTAGCCCGGCTGGAGGGCCGAGAATTTGAGTATCTGATGAAGAAAAGGTCGGTGACCATCGGCCGGAACTCTTCACAGGGGTCGGTGGACGTCAGCATGGGACACTCCAGCTTCATCTCCCGGCGGCACCTCGAAATATTCACCGCAGGAGAAGATGGCACTGGCACGGGGGAATTCTACCTCCGATGTCTTGGAAAAAATGGGGTGTTTGTTGATGGGGTGTTCCAGAGAAGAGGGGCTCCACCTCTCCAGCTGCCACGAAT GTGTTGTTTCCGCTTCCCTAGCACAAGTATAAAGATCACGTTCACAGCCCTGTCTAGTGACAAGAAGGAGCCAAGGAACGTGCCGGAATCACCGGTAAAGCCCGTCCAGCCCCAAATTTCCCCCCTGACTATAAACATTCCTGACAACATCGCCCACCTCATGAGTCCACTGCCTTCACCTACCGGCACCATCAG TGCAGCAAACTCCTGTCCATCAAGTCCACGAGGCGCGGGACTCTCCAGCTACAGGACGGGCCGTGCTCTGGCCTCCGATCTCATAGGAGATAACTCCCAATCAGAAAACGACAAGGAGGCTTCAGGTGAAGACAGCCCAAAG GATGACTCCAAACCACCATATTCATATGCGCAACTAATAGTCCAAGCTATCACCATGGCCCCAGATAAACAGCTAACACTGAATGGAATATACACCCACATTACCAAGAACTATCCCTACTACAGAACAGCTGATAAAGGCTGGCAG AACTCAATCCGCCACAACCTGTCTCTGAACCGGTACTTCATCAAAGTGGCCCGCTCTCAAGAGGAGCCGGGCAAAGGCTCGTTTTGGAGAATCGACCCTGCCTCAGAGGGCAAGCTGATAGAGCAAGCCTTCAGGAAGCGCAGGCCTAGGGGAGTGCCCTGCTTTAGGACACCCGTAGGGCCGCTCTCATCCAG GAGTGCTCCAGCTTCTCCCAACCACACAGGGGCACTGTCTGCCCACTCTAGTGGGGTTCAGACTCCAGACAGTCTGTCCAGAGAAGGGTCCCCAGTCCCCATGGAGCCAGAGCCAACCCCACCACCAGCCCCTACCCAAACCACTACAGTCCAGCCCAAACTCGCTGTCATTCAAGAGGCCCGCTTTGCACAGAACTCCTCTG GCTCCCCCCTCAACAACCAGTCAGTATTGATCGCTGTGCAGCGCCAGATGCCTCAAACGACCATGAAGTCTGTGACCTATGCCATGGCATCACCAGCCATTGTGACGACGACAGTTAGCTCTGCCCCCGTCATGCAGACGGTGCACGTCGTCCACCAGATCCCAGccgtcaccatggcaactgtTGGAGGACAGTCTGCTGCTACAGCGAGCCCAGAACCTCAGGAGAATGGAGGAGGAGAGCACCAAGAGATCAAAG TAAAAGTGGAGCCCGTCCCATCCATCACAGCCTCATCTATAGGTGGAGTCAGTCGCATCATCCAGAGCTCTCAGGCTGCTCCCCTGACAACAGTCACCATCGTTCAACAAGCTCCACTCGGTCAGCACCAGCTCCCAATAAAAGCCATCACACAGAATGGGACTCATCTGGTCCCCATCAGCACTGCTGGTGGCACAG CTGTTGCAAACCCTCTCCATCTCCTGGCAACTCATGCTTCAGCCTCAGCTTCCCTCCCCACCAAGAGGCAGAATGGAGAACTGCAAGACCAGCCCGAATCAAAAAGGgtgaaaaaggaggaggaagagaacgGGAAAGAAGCAActgccaacaacaacaacggcACCACGGACAGAGCCGGAGAGGGAGGGGTCAGTGAGCAGGTTGGCGACAAGTAG
- the foxk2a gene encoding forkhead box protein K2 isoform X2: protein MAVVSGMSGSAVARLEGREFEYLMKKRSVTIGRNSSQGSVDVSMGHSSFISRRHLEIFTAGEDGTGTGEFYLRCLGKNGVFVDGVFQRRGAPPLQLPRMCCFRFPSTSIKITFTALSSDKKEPRNVPESPVKPVQPQISPLTINIPDNIAHLMSPLPSPTGTISAANSCPSSPRGAGLSSYRTGRALASDLIGDNSQSENDKEASGEDSPKDDSKPPYSYAQLIVQAITMAPDKQLTLNGIYTHITKNYPYYRTADKGWQNSIRHNLSLNRYFIKVARSQEEPGKGSFWRIDPASEGKLIEQAFRKRRPRGVPCFRTPVGPLSSRSAPASPNHTGALSAHSSGVQTPDSLSREGSPVPMEPEPTPPPAPTQTTTVQPKLAVIQEARFAQNSSGSPLNNQSVLIAVQRQMPQTTMKSVTYAMASPAIVTTTVSSAPVMQTVHVVHQIPAVTMATVGGQSAATASPEPQENGGGEHQEIKASSIGGVSRIIQSSQAAPLTTVTIVQQAPLGQHQLPIKAITQNGTHLVPISTAGGTAVANPLHLLATHASASASLPTKRQNGELQDQPESKRVKKEEEENGKEATANNNNGTTDRAGEGGVSEQVGDK from the exons ATGGCGGTGGTAAGCGGGATGTCGGGGTCGGCGGTAGCCCGGCTGGAGGGCCGAGAATTTGAGTATCTGATGAAGAAAAGGTCGGTGACCATCGGCCGGAACTCTTCACAGGGGTCGGTGGACGTCAGCATGGGACACTCCAGCTTCATCTCCCGGCGGCACCTCGAAATATTCACCGCAGGAGAAGATGGCACTGGCACGGGGGAATTCTACCTCCGATGTCTTGGAAAAAATGGGGTGTTTGTTGATGGGGTGTTCCAGAGAAGAGGGGCTCCACCTCTCCAGCTGCCACGAAT GTGTTGTTTCCGCTTCCCTAGCACAAGTATAAAGATCACGTTCACAGCCCTGTCTAGTGACAAGAAGGAGCCAAGGAACGTGCCGGAATCACCGGTAAAGCCCGTCCAGCCCCAAATTTCCCCCCTGACTATAAACATTCCTGACAACATCGCCCACCTCATGAGTCCACTGCCTTCACCTACCGGCACCATCAG TGCAGCAAACTCCTGTCCATCAAGTCCACGAGGCGCGGGACTCTCCAGCTACAGGACGGGCCGTGCTCTGGCCTCCGATCTCATAGGAGATAACTCCCAATCAGAAAACGACAAGGAGGCTTCAGGTGAAGACAGCCCAAAG GATGACTCCAAACCACCATATTCATATGCGCAACTAATAGTCCAAGCTATCACCATGGCCCCAGATAAACAGCTAACACTGAATGGAATATACACCCACATTACCAAGAACTATCCCTACTACAGAACAGCTGATAAAGGCTGGCAG AACTCAATCCGCCACAACCTGTCTCTGAACCGGTACTTCATCAAAGTGGCCCGCTCTCAAGAGGAGCCGGGCAAAGGCTCGTTTTGGAGAATCGACCCTGCCTCAGAGGGCAAGCTGATAGAGCAAGCCTTCAGGAAGCGCAGGCCTAGGGGAGTGCCCTGCTTTAGGACACCCGTAGGGCCGCTCTCATCCAG GAGTGCTCCAGCTTCTCCCAACCACACAGGGGCACTGTCTGCCCACTCTAGTGGGGTTCAGACTCCAGACAGTCTGTCCAGAGAAGGGTCCCCAGTCCCCATGGAGCCAGAGCCAACCCCACCACCAGCCCCTACCCAAACCACTACAGTCCAGCCCAAACTCGCTGTCATTCAAGAGGCCCGCTTTGCACAGAACTCCTCTG GCTCCCCCCTCAACAACCAGTCAGTATTGATCGCTGTGCAGCGCCAGATGCCTCAAACGACCATGAAGTCTGTGACCTATGCCATGGCATCACCAGCCATTGTGACGACGACAGTTAGCTCTGCCCCCGTCATGCAGACGGTGCACGTCGTCCACCAGATCCCAGccgtcaccatggcaactgtTGGAGGACAGTCTGCTGCTACAGCGAGCCCAGAACCTCAGGAGAATGGAGGAGGAGAGCACCAAGAGATCAAAG CCTCATCTATAGGTGGAGTCAGTCGCATCATCCAGAGCTCTCAGGCTGCTCCCCTGACAACAGTCACCATCGTTCAACAAGCTCCACTCGGTCAGCACCAGCTCCCAATAAAAGCCATCACACAGAATGGGACTCATCTGGTCCCCATCAGCACTGCTGGTGGCACAG CTGTTGCAAACCCTCTCCATCTCCTGGCAACTCATGCTTCAGCCTCAGCTTCCCTCCCCACCAAGAGGCAGAATGGAGAACTGCAAGACCAGCCCGAATCAAAAAGGgtgaaaaaggaggaggaagagaacgGGAAAGAAGCAActgccaacaacaacaacggcACCACGGACAGAGCCGGAGAGGGAGGGGTCAGTGAGCAGGTTGGCGACAAGTAG